The window CTGGGAGAGGGCAAATGTCCTCGGAGATTCCACTATGGGAGAGTTGGCAGATCAGGATTAGGATGAAACTTGTACATCTGAATATAAATACGTAGCACAGAACGATTCTATTTACCCCCTCATGCTCAATTTGACCTTCAACTTTCTCTCCCAAATCAAATCTTTTACAGAATGCCTGCAACACATACAACTATTCCCTGCCCTGAGATCTACGGCCCGGGCACCTTTGTTGACAAAAGCTTTCTTGCTGTTCCCGATGATGCACGCCGAGTCTTCGAAATTCTTGCTAATGCGACACCAAATTTTACAAAGAATCGCGACGTGTGGGATTCGGTCAAATTTCACGGCCATGATGAACCTATAATCCCAGGGCCCCTTAAAGCCCCCGTGGTCGCCGCTGCCCTTCATGCTATGTGTGGTGTTGTAGCGAATGAACTGCTTGCCGAACGTGACGGCCAAGAAGTGGCAGATCGGAGTGTCATCATCAATACTGATCAAGCTGCAATCTGGCTGGGATCAATCTTGACCGTTCGACTGAATGGATCAGATGTTAGCGAGCTTGTGAAGATAGGCAAGGGGTCCTCTATCTTCGATCGTGATTTCGAAAAGGGTGTTTTCGACAACCCCCTTAGACTGCGAACCACAGCCATCTATCCCACTAAAACGCCCAGCGTTTGGTATCAGCTTCATGGGTCCCTCCATGCTGATCCTGTCCTCCGTGCTATCGGTGTCGATCCTTCCACCAAATGCGAGTCCCCAGCCGAGGCTTATAACCTCATTCGCGAGCAAGTGCAAAAGTTTACCGCagacgagctggagatgattaTGCTCAAGAATGGATTTTGTGGGAGCATCTGCCACACTCCAGAAGGATGGAGCAAGACATTGATGGGGAAGCGCTTGCAAAGTCACCCCTTTGTCAATTATTCTCATCAGTCCCATGCTGTACCTACACCACCGACTCCTTTGCCAGTCTTGCCGGGAGACAAGCGCCCACTGGCCGGTATCAAAGTTGTGGAGCTTGTTCGAATCATTGCTGGCCCGGTGATCGGAACTACTTTGGCTGCATTTGGGGCGGACGTGATTCGCGTCAACTGCAGTAAACTCCCAGATCTAAACGTAAGATATAATTCCAATTAGGGCTATATACCACTAGCTAACTCTATTCTAAACAACAGGCTTTGCAATTAGCGTTGAACGCAGGAGTACGAACCATTGATCTAGATCTCACAAACGACGATGATCGAGCCCGGCTAGAGGAGCTTGTTCAAGATGTGGATATTTTTATTCAGGGCTTCCGACCAGGTTCCTTGGAGAGGAAAGGCTTCGGTTTGAACCACCTCCTCGAGACAGCCAACAAACGAGGTAAAGGAATTGTTTACGTGGAAGAAAACGCGTACGGGCCTGATGGTCCCTTCTATGAGAGACCTGGATGGCAGCAAATCGGAGATGCGGCCTCTGGCGCCTCTTTCATT of the Trichoderma breve strain T069 chromosome 4, whole genome shotgun sequence genome contains:
- a CDS encoding coA-transferase family III domain-containing protein, with product MPATHTTIPCPEIYGPGTFVDKSFLAVPDDARRVFEILANATPNFTKNRDVWDSVKFHGHDEPIIPGPLKAPVVAAALHAMCGVVANELLAERDGQEVADRSVIINTDQAAIWLGSILTVRLNGSDVSELVKIGKGSSIFDRDFEKGVFDNPLRLRTTAIYPTKTPSVWYQLHGSLHADPVLRAIGVDPSTKCESPAEAYNLIREQVQKFTADELEMIMLKNGFCGSICHTPEGWSKTLMGKRLQSHPFVNYSHQSHAVPTPPTPLPVLPGDKRPLAGIKVVELVRIIAGPVIGTTLAAFGADVIRVNCSKLPDLNALQLALNAGVRTIDLDLTNDDDRARLEELVQDVDIFIQGFRPGSLERKGFGLNHLLETANKRGKGIVYVEENAYGPDGPFYERPGWQQIGDAASGASFITGRSLGYTDGTSILPPLPISDMTTGLVGALGALMALRDRTRNGGSYRVLSSLVAADAISLLPEIGLYSPEVVQRNEKTFQWEVMEPSQYVSELLMVVMNGWKRVYPDYFAQDSPIMTTFEKSHWGQLQLLSPVVRLGDDSTTPRWTTPSVPHCYFDRSISWH